From Lonchura striata isolate bLonStr1 chromosome 3, bLonStr1.mat, whole genome shotgun sequence, one genomic window encodes:
- the ANKEF1 gene encoding ankyrin repeat and EF-hand domain-containing protein 1 codes for MAAAEASGDPAAAPEPSASSCSSESTSLEEDNLPYPERLPVDKRLLNLQIYKLLQCVHEKDKKQIENLIQKGFPDLINYTEPKEGYSAFHVASMKNDIEMCRFLLEHGAHPNVHDNMGRTPAMKAAELGYEVILELLAKANADMTAVDNEGKGILFYCLSPTGRHSHCLQIALEYGADVNNCTTTGRSVLLQACEQAHEVKEMCLIFLEKGADPHAKDPATGRTAVMEAAREGAVEVVLGLLRRGADVNLFDFERHSAAHFAAKGGFLEILAIISGYGADLKLIAMNGNTPLHYAAEGGFTDCCRYIGQRGCDPTWSNLANLTPREVAKSGGFKAAAAVLRKAEKAFKKPDEILAWYLKVYDWSLQHEDAIRKEFEIDEEGDGMVSRNDFMSVIRKQWGSVDEEQIEILTKKHEVSTDRISLDDFFKGSKYLQKTFLLSSFGPKPKKKKKPQKKKGKKGLPVLICVIPKSERPLREDGFPTYMVEAVPNISEEQRFKRALQSAHPVLDDRAWYVEEPRKTLMDINYLVREGDFVSLQKAFDEAVPVDIKDKYYKTPLMVACASGNIVLVEFLLEKGADVNATDNFLWTPLHHACYNGHLDIAKVLVKAGAAVNAPAIGGATPLMRAIEACRLDMVYFLITTGADVQAINSNGKSVLDLAQVFEDATIIELLENQLQILAEEQEKEEAKPAKGGKPKPAEPPKPLKKESPDGSQPSEEEPVPEKTKRSRKDSSAYWKSLATRENKNDISFRPRKVRTQQQNMSAVPW; via the exons ATGGCGGCCGCTGAGGCGAGCGGGGATCCGGCCGCGGCCCCCGAGCCCTCGgcgtcctcctgctcctcag AAAGTACTTCCCTGGAAGAAGACAATCTTCCCTATCCTGAGAGGCTACCGGTAGATAAAAGGCTTCTAAACTTACAGATCTACAAACTTCTTCAGTGTGTTCACGAGAAAGACAAGAAGCAAATAGAAAATCTGATCCAGAAAGGATTCCCAGATCTCATTAATTACACAGAGCCCAAGGAAGGATATAGTGCCTTTCACGTGGCCTCCATGAAAAATGACATTGAAATGTGCCGCTTCCTGCTGGAACATGGAGCTCATCCAAATGTCCACGACAACATGGGACGCACTCCAGCCATGAAGGCAGCTGAACTAGGTTATGAGGTGATTTTGGAATTATTAGCAAAAGCTAATGCAGACATGACTGCTGTGGATAATGAAGGGAAAG GTATTTTGTTTTACTGCCTTTCACCTACAGGACGCCATTCCCACTGCCTGCAAATTGCTTTGGAATATGGTGCAGATGTCAACAACTGTACCACTACTGGGAGGTCTGTGCTTCTACAAGCCTGTGAGCAAGCTCATGAGGTTAAAGAAATGTGCCTGATTTTCTTGGAGAAAGGAGCAGATCCCCATGCAAAAGACCCG GCCACAGGCCGCACAGCTGTGATGGAAGCTGCACGGGAAGGTGCTGTCGAGGTGGTGCTGGGTCTGCTTCGGAGGGGAGCTGACGTGAACCTGTTCGACTTTGAAAGACACAGTGCTGCACATTTTGCAGCCAAAGGAGGCTTTCTTGAG attCTGGCGATTATTTCAGGTTATGGTGCAGACTTGAAACTGATTGCTATGAATGGTAACACACCACTTCATTACGCTGCAGAAGGAGGATTTACAGATTGCTGCAGGTATATAGGACAAAGAG GCTGTGATCCTACATGGTCAAACCTGGCAAATCTGACCCCAAGGGAGGTTGCCAAGAGTGGTGGGtttaaagcagcagcagcagtattGCGCAAAGCTgaaaaagcctttaaaaaacCAGATGAGATCCTTGCCTGGTACCTGAAGGTGTACGACTGGTCCTTGCAGCATGAGGATGCCATCCGCAAGGAATTTGAGATTGATGAAGAAGGAGATGGGATGGTATCCAGAAATGATTTTATGTCAGTCATTCGGAAGCAGTGGGGCAGTGTGGATGAGGAACAAATAGAAATTCTTACTAAAAAGCATGAAGTATCTACTGACAGGATCAGCcttgatgatttttttaaaggctctaaatatttgcagaaaacCTTTCTGCTATCATCCTTTGGGCCCAAaccaaagaagaagaagaaaccacagaaaaaaaaaggcaaaaaaggccTCCCTGTGCTAATCTGTGTAATCCCAAAGAGTGAACGTCCACTTAGGGAAGATGGCTTCCCTACCTACATGGTTGAGGCTGTCCCAAACATTTCTGAAGAGCAGCGTTTCAAACGGGCCCTCCAATCCGCCCATCCTGTGCTTGATGACCGTGCCTGGTACGTAGAGGAGCCAAGGAAAACCCTCATGGATATCAACTACCTGGTCAGAGAAGGAGACTTTGTGTCTCTGCAGAAAGCCTTCGACGAGGCTGTGCCAGTAGACATAAAAGATAAATATTACAAAACACCTTTGATGGTTGCATGTGCAAGTGGCAACATAGTTCTTGTGGAATTTCTTCTGGAAAAGGG GGCTGACGTAAATGCAACAGACAACTTCCTGTGGACTCCTCTGCATCATGCCTGCTATAATGGACACCTGGATATCGCCAAGGTGCTGGTGAAGGCTGGAGCAGCCGTGAATGCCCCTGCAATAGGCGGTGCCACCCCGCTGATGAGAGCCATTGAGGCCTGCAGGCTGGACATGGTCTATTTCTTAATCACTACAGGTGCTGATGTCCAAGCTATAAACAGCAATG gaaagAGTGTTCTTGATCTTGCTCAAGTATTTGAAGATGCTACAATAATTGAACTGCTCGAAAATCAACTGCAAATTTTGGcagaagaacaagaaaaagaagaagcaaaGCCAGCAAAAGGTGGGaagccaaaaccagcagagcCACCGAAGCCTCTGAAAAAAGAG TCTCCAGATGGATCTCAGCCATCTGAGGAAGAACCTGTTCCTGAAAAGACAAAGCGTTCCCGTAAGGACAGTTCTGCTTATTGGAAATCTTTGGCcacaagagaaaataaaaatgacatctCCTTCAGACCCAGAAAAGTACGTacacagcagcaaaacatgAGTGCAGTTCCATGGTAA